A genome region from Rutidosis leptorrhynchoides isolate AG116_Rl617_1_P2 unplaced genomic scaffold, CSIRO_AGI_Rlap_v1 contig26, whole genome shotgun sequence includes the following:
- the LOC139882345 gene encoding protein SLOW GREEN 1, chloroplastic-like: protein MKESSALATIPSFTNLKIGTTTNPPSSLVRLKFNPLKVRALSSSSRTGKNNPPTDDHRTFKSICNAVVFVALTAFMIDGFPRSQLPAMALPPEEVMEEKQQEKESSRTEARNDPLLSGFMDSAFEQMNSLMKRHLESGDAEGAMKPLKRFFSMPPDAPEWKNVMARLLNVGQTELARQLYEEMLSLKPFSVESWSDTDFTFDQVAKAGVMRRLEEALTLVNEEENKVKEARDVRLIMAHVRFLRKNVEEALESYRQLEIEDPSDIRTYYCQGIIYTLFDREEEAKEIFVKYCVFALHQKFKRRMEGKKE, encoded by the coding sequence atgaAAGAGTCCTCAGCTTTAGCTACTATCCCTTCTTTCACCAATCTCAAAATCGGAACCACAACAAATCCACCATCTTCACTTGTTCGTTTGAAGTTCAACCCTTTAAAGGTCAGAGCTTTGTCTTCTTCTAGTCGCACTGGAAAAAACAACCCACCAACGGATGATCATCGGACTTTCAAATCCATCTGCAATGCGGTTGTCTTTGTTGCACTTACAGCTTTCATGATAGATGGTTTCCCCCGATCACAGCTTCCGGCAATGGCATTGCCCCCAGAAGAAGTTATGGAGGAAAAGCAACAAGAGAAAGAGAGTTCACGAACAGAAGCCAGGAATGATCCTTTGCTGTCGGGATTTATGGACTCTGCCTTTGAGCAGATGAACTCTCTTATGAAGCGACATCTAGAATCTGGTGACGCTGAAGGAGCTATGAAACCTTTGAAACGTTTCTTCTCTATGCCACCAGATGCACCCGAATGGAAAAACGTAATGGCCAGGCTGTTGAACGTTGGTCAAACTGAATTAGCTCGCCAACTGTATGAAGAAATGCTCTCCCTGAAGCCTTTTTCGGTTGAATCATGGTCGGATACTGATTTTACATTCGACCAAGTAGCAAAGGCGGGGGTTATGAGGAGGTTAGAGGAGGCGTTGACTTTGGTCAACGAGGAGGAGAACAAAGTGAAGGAAGCTAGAGATGTAAGGTTGATAATGGCACACGTACGTTTCTTGCGGAAGAATGTGGAAGAGGCATTGGAGAGTTATCGACAATTGGAGATTGAAGATCCTTCTGATATAAGGACTTACTATTGTCAGGGTATAATATACACTTTGTTTGACAGGGAGGAAGAAGCTAAAGAAATATTTGTCAAGTATTGTGTATTTGCACTCCACCAAAAATTTAAGAGAAGGATGGAAGGTaaaaaagaatga
- the LOC139882346 gene encoding protein SLOW GREEN 1, chloroplastic-like produces the protein MILNSSALGTPSSFINLNPTTSSTNSPSSLVRFKLETLKLKALSSNHSDNHKNPPPNDDPRPGFDRVFKSLCNTAVFVAVTAFMIDGFPRSRLPAMAESPAVLEEQKEELEGDLESSRIQDNGSVGHLSSVSEFAVSNIGILSSIMKQKLEEGEAMEAFNILKRMGEIDALEWKLVMSKMLTEMGRTEDARKLFEEIPAASKPLSFEASFENALLMDLCGEEEAVLKRLEEALTLAKEENSVDETREARLIMAQIKFFQDDVEEALASYRQLAMEDPADYRPYYCQAMIYSLRDMNKEAKEMFAKYYELAHMRSTPLPKIAKDEGWRTLPMKATE, from the coding sequence ATGATCCTCAATTCCTCAGCTTTGGGTACACCTTCTTCTTTCATCAATCTCAATCCTACAACCTCATCAACAAACTCACCATCTTCACTTGTTCGTTTCAAGCTTGAGACCTTAAAGCTCAAAGCTTTATCTTCTAATCACAGTGATAATCACAAAAACCCACCACCAAATGATGATCCCCGACCCGGTTTTGATCGGGTCTTCAAGTCATTATGCAATACAGCTGTCTTTGTCGCCGTTACAGCTTTTATGATCGATGGTTTTCCCCGATCACGGCTTCCGGCGATGGCGGAGTCCCCGGCGGTTTTGGAGGAACAGAAAGAGGAGCTTGAGGGAGATTTAGAGAGTTCACGAATACAAGACAATGGCAGTGTTGGGCATTTGTCGTCTGTGTCAGAATTTGCGGTGTCAAACATTGGGATACTGAGCTCTATCATGAAGCAAAAGCTGGAAGAAGGTGAAGCTATGGAGGCTTTTAACATTTTAAAGCGGATGGGGGAAATAGACGCATTGGAGTGGAAGTTGGTAATGTCAAAAATGTTGACCGAAATGGGTCGAACTGAAGACGCACGCAAACTGTTCGAAGAAATTCCTGCTGCCTCGAAACCTTTGTCGTTTGAAGCATCATTCGAGAATGCCTTGTTGATGGACTTGTGTGGTGAGGAAGAGGCTGTTTTGAAGAGGTTAGAGGAGGCGTTGACTTTGGCCAAGGAGGAGAACAGCGTGGATGAAACCAGGGAAGCGAGATTGATAATGGCACAGATAAAATTCTTTCAGGATGATGTAGAGGAGGCATTGGCGAGTTATCGACAATTGGCAATGGAAGATCCTGCTGATTACAGACCGTATTATTGTCAGGCTATGATATACAGCTTGCGTGATATGAATAAAGAAGCTAAAGAAATGTTTGCCAAGTATTATGAACTTGCACATATGAGGAGTACACCATTGCCAAAGATTGCCAAAGATGAAGGTTGGAGAACATTACCAATGAAGGCAACTGAGTAA
- the LOC139882344 gene encoding protein SLOW GREEN 1, chloroplastic-like, giving the protein MVRLLNVGQTKVARQLYDEMLALKPFSLESWLDTDLTFDGVAEAAVVRRLEEALTMANEEENKVKEAMDVRLIMAQIHFLRKNAEEALKSYRQLSMEDPGDIRPYYCQGIIYTLFDRKEEAKEMFAKYYELALRQKISRWMEEGKK; this is encoded by the coding sequence ATGGTCAGGTTGTTGAACGTCGGTCAAACTAAAGTAGCTCGCCAACTGTATGACGAAATGCTCGCCTTGAAGCCTTTTTCGCTAGAATCATGGTTGGATACTGATTTGACCTTCGACGGAGTGGCAGAGGCGGCTGTTGTGAGGAGGTTAGAGGAAGCATTGACTATGGCCAATGAGGAGGAGAACAAGGTGAAGGAAGCGATGGATGTGAGGTTGATAATGGCACAGATACACTTCTTGCGGAAGAATGCGGAGGAGGCATTGAAGAGTTATAGACAATTGTCAATGGAAGATCCTGGTGATATAAGGCCTTACTATTGTCAGGGTATAATATATACTTTGTTTGATAGGAAGGAAGAAGCTAAAGAAATGTTTGCCAAGTATTATGAACTTGCACTTCGCCAAAAAATTTCGAGATGGATGGAGGAGGGTAAAAAATAA